A single Perca flavescens isolate YP-PL-M2 chromosome 2, PFLA_1.0, whole genome shotgun sequence DNA region contains:
- the slc8a1a gene encoding sodium/calcium exchanger 1a isoform X3 codes for MSPAGTLSLLPSLHLLFLLSIISTELPYSAAGGSAPALTSNSTFRNHSKCGGENAGCVDGVVLPVWEPENPPFPDRIARAIIYFVGLAYMFLGVSIIADRFMSSIEVITSQERQITVTKPNGEKVTTTVRIWNETVSNLTLMALGSSAPEILLSVVEVCGHGFEAGELGPNTIVGSAAFNMFVIIGLCVSVIPDGETRKVKHLRVFFVTATWSVFAYTWLYLILAVISPGVVEIWEGLLTLFFFPICVGLAYVADRRLLFYKYMYKRYRAGKQKGMIIETEGDRELPSKVDVEMDGRILNSHGEEEPDEEEARREVARILKDLKQKHPEKEMEQLMELANYQVLNQQQKSRAFYRCQATRIMTGAGNVLKKHASDQAKKATQHDICTEVSVNDFSSKVFFDPGSYQCLENCGSVALNVVRRGGDLTNSVSVDYRTEDGTANAGSDYRFTEGTVVFKPGETEKEIRIDIIDDDIFEEDEHFLVHLSNVHVVSEGAVSGEREANHVDALAGLGLPCTATVTIFDDDHAGIFTFEDPVVTVSESIGVMEVKVIRTAGARGVVAVPYKTTEGTAKGGGEDFEDTYGVLEFDNDDISKLISVRIIDHEEYDKQARFYVELQEPCWNHTRWTGGFVKTGRDVYRKVQGRDHPAPSAIINITEEESEAVLSKKEEEERRIAEMGRPMLGEHVKLEVVIEESYEFKSTVDKLLKKTNLALVIGTNSWREQFMEAITVSSGDDDDDECGEEKLPSCFDYVMHFLTVFWKLLFAFVPPTDYWNGWACFFVSISVIGMLTAVIGDLASHFGCTVGLKDSVTAVVFVALGTSVPDTFASKVAAIQDQYADASIGNVTGSNAVNVFLGIGVAWSIAAIYHYFKGDEFRVDPGTLAFSVTLFTIFAFICIGVLIYRRRPEIGGELGGPRVPKILTTCLFFSLWLMYIVFSSLEAYCHVKGF; via the exons TTATCGCCGACCGCTTCATGTCGTCCATCGAGGTCATCACTTCCCAGGAGAGACAGATCACCGTCACGAAACCCAACGGGGAGAAGGTCACCACGACGGTTCGAATCTGGAACGAGACGGTGTCCAACCTGACCCTGATGGCGCTGGGTTCCTCTGCGCCAGAAATCCTGCTGTCCGTCGTGGAGGTCTGCGGCCACGGCTTCGAAGCCGGCGAGCTCGGCCCGAACACCATCGTGGGAAGCGCCGCCTTCAACATGTTTGTCATCATCGGGCTTTGTGTTTCGGTCATTCCCGACGGAGAGACCAGGAAGGTGAAGCACCTGAGGGTTTTCTTCGTCACCGCCACGTGGAGCGTGTTCGCGTACACGTGGCTGTATCTGATCCTCGCTGTGATTTCTCCCGGCGTTGTTGAGATATGGGAGGGCCTACTCACGCTCTTCTTCTTCCCCATTTGTGTCGGATTAGCTTACGTGGCCGATCGCAGACTTCTCTTCTACAAGTACATGTACAAACGGTACCGAGCGGGGAAGCAGAAGGGGATGATTATTGAAACGGAGGGAGATCGGGAGCTTCCCTCGAAAGTTGACGTCGAAATGGACGGGAGAATTCTCAACTCCCACGGAGAAGAGGAGCCGGACGAAGAGGAGGCTCGCAGAGAAGTCGCCCGGATCCTGAAggatctgaaacagaaacatcccgagaaagagatggagcagTTGATGGAGCTCGCCAACTACCAAGTTTTAAACCAGCAACAGAAAAGTCGGGCTTTTTACCGCTGTCAGGCGACAAGGATCATGACGGGAGCGGGAAATGTTTTAAAGAAGCACGCCTCCGACCAAGCCAAGAAAGCCACGCAGCACGATATCTGCACCGAGGTTTCGGTCAACGACTTTTCCTCCAAGGTGTTCTTCGACCCCGGTAGCTACCAGTGTCTGGAGAACTGCGGCAGCGTGGCGCTGAACGTGGTGCGCCGTGGCGGAGACCTGACGAACTCCGTCTCGGTGGATTACCGGACCGAAGACGGCACCGCAAACGCCGGATCGGATTACCGCTTTACCGAAGGAACGGTCGTCTTCAAGCCAGGCGAGACGGAAAAGGAAATCCGCATCGACATCATCGACGATGACATCTTTGAGGAGGACGAGCACTTCCTGGTTCACCTCAGCAACGTGCACGTTGTGTCGGAGGGCGCCGTCTCCGGCGAGCGAGAGGCCAACCACGTGGACGCCCTGGCGGGTTTAGGGCTGCCGTGCACGGCCACCGTCACCATCTTCGATGACGACCACGCGGGGATCTTTACGTTCGAGGATCCGGTGGTGACGGTGAGCGAGAGCATCGGGGTGATGGAGGTGAAGGTAATCCGGACGGCGGGAGCTCGCGGTGTCGTGGCGGTGCCGTACAAAACCACTGAGGGGACGGCGAAAGGAGGCGGCGAAGACTTTGAGGACACATACGGAGTCCTGGAGTTTGACAACGATGACATCTC GAAGCTCATATCCGTTAGAATAATTGACCATGAGGAGTACGATAAGCAGGCCCGCTTCTACGTAGAGCTGCAGGAGCCGTGTTGGAACCACACGAGATGGACAG GTGGATTTGTGAAAACAG GCAGAGACGTCTACAGGAAGGTCCAGGGACGAGACCACCCTGCCCCCTCCGccatcatcaacatcacag aaGAGGAGAGTGAGGCAGTTTTGTCgaagaaggaggaagaggagaggcgGATCGCAGAGATGGGCAGACCGATGTTGGGCGAGCACGTCAAACTGGAGGTCGTCATAGAGGAGTCGTATGAGTTCAAG AGCACCGTGGATAAACTCCTGAAGAAGACCAACCTGGCCCTGGTGATCGGGACAAACAGCTGGAGGGAGCAGTTCATGGAAGCCATCACGGTCAGCTCCG gtgacgatgatgatgatgaatgtgGCGAAGAGAAGCTGCCATCCTGTTTTGATTACGTCATGCACTTCCTGACCGTCTTCTGGAAGCTTCTGTTTGCCTTCGTTCCTCCCACCGACTACTGGAACGGCTGGGCCTGCTTCTTCGTCTCCATCTCCGTCATCGGCATGCTGACGGCGGTCATCGGTGACCTGGCGTCACATTTCGGCTGCACCGTGGGCCTCAAAGATTCCGTCACCGCTGTAGTGTTCGTAGCTTTGGGCACATCTGTACCAG ACACCTTTGCCAGTAAGGTGGCAGCCATCCAGGACCAATACGCCGATGCCTCCATCGGGAACGTGACGGGCAGTAACGCTGTTAACGTCTTCCTGGGCATCGGCGTGGCCTGGTCCATTGCCGCCATCTACCACTACTTCAAGGGCGACGAATTCAGGGTGGACCCGGGCACGCTGGCCTTCTCCGTTACACTCTTCACCATCTTTGCCTTCATCTGCATCGGCGTCCTCATCTACCGCCGCCGGCCTGAGATTGGTGGGGAACTGGGCGGACCCAGGGTCCCCAAAATCCTCACCACCTGCCTGTTCTTCAGCCTCTGGTTAATGTACATTGTTTTCTCCTCGTTGGAGGCATACTGTCACGTAAAGGGTTTCTAA
- the slc8a1a gene encoding sodium/calcium exchanger 1a isoform X1 has product MSPAGTLSLLPSLHLLFLLSIISTELPYSAAGGSAPALTSNSTFRNHSKCGGENAGCVDGVVLPVWEPENPPFPDRIARAIIYFVGLAYMFLGVSIIADRFMSSIEVITSQERQITVTKPNGEKVTTTVRIWNETVSNLTLMALGSSAPEILLSVVEVCGHGFEAGELGPNTIVGSAAFNMFVIIGLCVSVIPDGETRKVKHLRVFFVTATWSVFAYTWLYLILAVISPGVVEIWEGLLTLFFFPICVGLAYVADRRLLFYKYMYKRYRAGKQKGMIIETEGDRELPSKVDVEMDGRILNSHGEEEPDEEEARREVARILKDLKQKHPEKEMEQLMELANYQVLNQQQKSRAFYRCQATRIMTGAGNVLKKHASDQAKKATQHDICTEVSVNDFSSKVFFDPGSYQCLENCGSVALNVVRRGGDLTNSVSVDYRTEDGTANAGSDYRFTEGTVVFKPGETEKEIRIDIIDDDIFEEDEHFLVHLSNVHVVSEGAVSGEREANHVDALAGLGLPCTATVTIFDDDHAGIFTFEDPVVTVSESIGVMEVKVIRTAGARGVVAVPYKTTEGTAKGGGEDFEDTYGVLEFDNDDISKLISVRIIDHEEYDKQARFYVELQEPCWNHTRWTAVLLQEVGGFVKTGRDVYRKVQGRDHPAPSAIINITEEESEAVLSKKEEEERRIAEMGRPMLGEHVKLEVVIEESYEFKSTVDKLLKKTNLALVIGTNSWREQFMEAITVSSGDDDDDECGEEKLPSCFDYVMHFLTVFWKLLFAFVPPTDYWNGWACFFVSISVIGMLTAVIGDLASHFGCTVGLKDSVTAVVFVALGTSVPDTFASKVAAIQDQYADASIGNVTGSNAVNVFLGIGVAWSIAAIYHYFKGDEFRVDPGTLAFSVTLFTIFAFICIGVLIYRRRPEIGGELGGPRVPKILTTCLFFSLWLMYIVFSSLEAYCHVKGF; this is encoded by the exons TTATCGCCGACCGCTTCATGTCGTCCATCGAGGTCATCACTTCCCAGGAGAGACAGATCACCGTCACGAAACCCAACGGGGAGAAGGTCACCACGACGGTTCGAATCTGGAACGAGACGGTGTCCAACCTGACCCTGATGGCGCTGGGTTCCTCTGCGCCAGAAATCCTGCTGTCCGTCGTGGAGGTCTGCGGCCACGGCTTCGAAGCCGGCGAGCTCGGCCCGAACACCATCGTGGGAAGCGCCGCCTTCAACATGTTTGTCATCATCGGGCTTTGTGTTTCGGTCATTCCCGACGGAGAGACCAGGAAGGTGAAGCACCTGAGGGTTTTCTTCGTCACCGCCACGTGGAGCGTGTTCGCGTACACGTGGCTGTATCTGATCCTCGCTGTGATTTCTCCCGGCGTTGTTGAGATATGGGAGGGCCTACTCACGCTCTTCTTCTTCCCCATTTGTGTCGGATTAGCTTACGTGGCCGATCGCAGACTTCTCTTCTACAAGTACATGTACAAACGGTACCGAGCGGGGAAGCAGAAGGGGATGATTATTGAAACGGAGGGAGATCGGGAGCTTCCCTCGAAAGTTGACGTCGAAATGGACGGGAGAATTCTCAACTCCCACGGAGAAGAGGAGCCGGACGAAGAGGAGGCTCGCAGAGAAGTCGCCCGGATCCTGAAggatctgaaacagaaacatcccgagaaagagatggagcagTTGATGGAGCTCGCCAACTACCAAGTTTTAAACCAGCAACAGAAAAGTCGGGCTTTTTACCGCTGTCAGGCGACAAGGATCATGACGGGAGCGGGAAATGTTTTAAAGAAGCACGCCTCCGACCAAGCCAAGAAAGCCACGCAGCACGATATCTGCACCGAGGTTTCGGTCAACGACTTTTCCTCCAAGGTGTTCTTCGACCCCGGTAGCTACCAGTGTCTGGAGAACTGCGGCAGCGTGGCGCTGAACGTGGTGCGCCGTGGCGGAGACCTGACGAACTCCGTCTCGGTGGATTACCGGACCGAAGACGGCACCGCAAACGCCGGATCGGATTACCGCTTTACCGAAGGAACGGTCGTCTTCAAGCCAGGCGAGACGGAAAAGGAAATCCGCATCGACATCATCGACGATGACATCTTTGAGGAGGACGAGCACTTCCTGGTTCACCTCAGCAACGTGCACGTTGTGTCGGAGGGCGCCGTCTCCGGCGAGCGAGAGGCCAACCACGTGGACGCCCTGGCGGGTTTAGGGCTGCCGTGCACGGCCACCGTCACCATCTTCGATGACGACCACGCGGGGATCTTTACGTTCGAGGATCCGGTGGTGACGGTGAGCGAGAGCATCGGGGTGATGGAGGTGAAGGTAATCCGGACGGCGGGAGCTCGCGGTGTCGTGGCGGTGCCGTACAAAACCACTGAGGGGACGGCGAAAGGAGGCGGCGAAGACTTTGAGGACACATACGGAGTCCTGGAGTTTGACAACGATGACATCTC GAAGCTCATATCCGTTAGAATAATTGACCATGAGGAGTACGATAAGCAGGCCCGCTTCTACGTAGAGCTGCAGGAGCCGTGTTGGAACCACACGAGATGGACAG CTGTGTTGCTTCAGGAAGTCG GTGGATTTGTGAAAACAG GCAGAGACGTCTACAGGAAGGTCCAGGGACGAGACCACCCTGCCCCCTCCGccatcatcaacatcacag aaGAGGAGAGTGAGGCAGTTTTGTCgaagaaggaggaagaggagaggcgGATCGCAGAGATGGGCAGACCGATGTTGGGCGAGCACGTCAAACTGGAGGTCGTCATAGAGGAGTCGTATGAGTTCAAG AGCACCGTGGATAAACTCCTGAAGAAGACCAACCTGGCCCTGGTGATCGGGACAAACAGCTGGAGGGAGCAGTTCATGGAAGCCATCACGGTCAGCTCCG gtgacgatgatgatgatgaatgtgGCGAAGAGAAGCTGCCATCCTGTTTTGATTACGTCATGCACTTCCTGACCGTCTTCTGGAAGCTTCTGTTTGCCTTCGTTCCTCCCACCGACTACTGGAACGGCTGGGCCTGCTTCTTCGTCTCCATCTCCGTCATCGGCATGCTGACGGCGGTCATCGGTGACCTGGCGTCACATTTCGGCTGCACCGTGGGCCTCAAAGATTCCGTCACCGCTGTAGTGTTCGTAGCTTTGGGCACATCTGTACCAG ACACCTTTGCCAGTAAGGTGGCAGCCATCCAGGACCAATACGCCGATGCCTCCATCGGGAACGTGACGGGCAGTAACGCTGTTAACGTCTTCCTGGGCATCGGCGTGGCCTGGTCCATTGCCGCCATCTACCACTACTTCAAGGGCGACGAATTCAGGGTGGACCCGGGCACGCTGGCCTTCTCCGTTACACTCTTCACCATCTTTGCCTTCATCTGCATCGGCGTCCTCATCTACCGCCGCCGGCCTGAGATTGGTGGGGAACTGGGCGGACCCAGGGTCCCCAAAATCCTCACCACCTGCCTGTTCTTCAGCCTCTGGTTAATGTACATTGTTTTCTCCTCGTTGGAGGCATACTGTCACGTAAAGGGTTTCTAA
- the slc8a1a gene encoding sodium/calcium exchanger 1a isoform X4 — protein sequence MSPAGTLSLLPSLHLLFLLSIISTELPYSAAGGSAPALTSNSTFRNHSKCGGENAGCVDGVVLPVWEPENPPFPDRIARAIIYFVGLAYMFLGVSIIADRFMSSIEVITSQERQITVTKPNGEKVTTTVRIWNETVSNLTLMALGSSAPEILLSVVEVCGHGFEAGELGPNTIVGSAAFNMFVIIGLCVSVIPDGETRKVKHLRVFFVTATWSVFAYTWLYLILAVISPGVVEIWEGLLTLFFFPICVGLAYVADRRLLFYKYMYKRYRAGKQKGMIIETEGDRELPSKVDVEMDGRILNSHGEEEPDEEEARREVARILKDLKQKHPEKEMEQLMELANYQVLNQQQKSRAFYRCQATRIMTGAGNVLKKHASDQAKKATQHDICTEVSVNDFSSKVFFDPGSYQCLENCGSVALNVVRRGGDLTNSVSVDYRTEDGTANAGSDYRFTEGTVVFKPGETEKEIRIDIIDDDIFEEDEHFLVHLSNVHVVSEGAVSGEREANHVDALAGLGLPCTATVTIFDDDHAGIFTFEDPVVTVSESIGVMEVKVIRTAGARGVVAVPYKTTEGTAKGGGEDFEDTYGVLEFDNDDISKTIHINIIDDEEYEKNKNFFLEMGEPRLLEMSERKAVLLQEVGGFVKTGRDVYRKVQGRDHPAPSAIINITEEESEAVLSKKEEEERRIAEMGRPMLGEHVKLEVVIEESYEFKSTVDKLLKKTNLALVIGTNSWREQFMEAITVSSGDDDDDECGEEKLPSCFDYVMHFLTVFWKLLFAFVPPTDYWNGWACFFVSISVIGMLTAVIGDLASHFGCTVGLKDSVTAVVFVALGTSVPDTFASKVAAIQDQYADASIGNVTGSNAVNVFLGIGVAWSIAAIYHYFKGDEFRVDPGTLAFSVTLFTIFAFICIGVLIYRRRPEIGGELGGPRVPKILTTCLFFSLWLMYIVFSSLEAYCHVKGF from the exons TTATCGCCGACCGCTTCATGTCGTCCATCGAGGTCATCACTTCCCAGGAGAGACAGATCACCGTCACGAAACCCAACGGGGAGAAGGTCACCACGACGGTTCGAATCTGGAACGAGACGGTGTCCAACCTGACCCTGATGGCGCTGGGTTCCTCTGCGCCAGAAATCCTGCTGTCCGTCGTGGAGGTCTGCGGCCACGGCTTCGAAGCCGGCGAGCTCGGCCCGAACACCATCGTGGGAAGCGCCGCCTTCAACATGTTTGTCATCATCGGGCTTTGTGTTTCGGTCATTCCCGACGGAGAGACCAGGAAGGTGAAGCACCTGAGGGTTTTCTTCGTCACCGCCACGTGGAGCGTGTTCGCGTACACGTGGCTGTATCTGATCCTCGCTGTGATTTCTCCCGGCGTTGTTGAGATATGGGAGGGCCTACTCACGCTCTTCTTCTTCCCCATTTGTGTCGGATTAGCTTACGTGGCCGATCGCAGACTTCTCTTCTACAAGTACATGTACAAACGGTACCGAGCGGGGAAGCAGAAGGGGATGATTATTGAAACGGAGGGAGATCGGGAGCTTCCCTCGAAAGTTGACGTCGAAATGGACGGGAGAATTCTCAACTCCCACGGAGAAGAGGAGCCGGACGAAGAGGAGGCTCGCAGAGAAGTCGCCCGGATCCTGAAggatctgaaacagaaacatcccgagaaagagatggagcagTTGATGGAGCTCGCCAACTACCAAGTTTTAAACCAGCAACAGAAAAGTCGGGCTTTTTACCGCTGTCAGGCGACAAGGATCATGACGGGAGCGGGAAATGTTTTAAAGAAGCACGCCTCCGACCAAGCCAAGAAAGCCACGCAGCACGATATCTGCACCGAGGTTTCGGTCAACGACTTTTCCTCCAAGGTGTTCTTCGACCCCGGTAGCTACCAGTGTCTGGAGAACTGCGGCAGCGTGGCGCTGAACGTGGTGCGCCGTGGCGGAGACCTGACGAACTCCGTCTCGGTGGATTACCGGACCGAAGACGGCACCGCAAACGCCGGATCGGATTACCGCTTTACCGAAGGAACGGTCGTCTTCAAGCCAGGCGAGACGGAAAAGGAAATCCGCATCGACATCATCGACGATGACATCTTTGAGGAGGACGAGCACTTCCTGGTTCACCTCAGCAACGTGCACGTTGTGTCGGAGGGCGCCGTCTCCGGCGAGCGAGAGGCCAACCACGTGGACGCCCTGGCGGGTTTAGGGCTGCCGTGCACGGCCACCGTCACCATCTTCGATGACGACCACGCGGGGATCTTTACGTTCGAGGATCCGGTGGTGACGGTGAGCGAGAGCATCGGGGTGATGGAGGTGAAGGTAATCCGGACGGCGGGAGCTCGCGGTGTCGTGGCGGTGCCGTACAAAACCACTGAGGGGACGGCGAAAGGAGGCGGCGAAGACTTTGAGGACACATACGGAGTCCTGGAGTTTGACAACGATGACATCTC cAAAACTATTCACATCAACATAATAGACGATGAAGAATATGAGAAAAACAAGAACTTCTTCCTAGAGATGGGAGAGCCTCGGCTGCTGGAGATGAGTGAGAGGAAAG CTGTGTTGCTTCAGGAAGTCG GTGGATTTGTGAAAACAG GCAGAGACGTCTACAGGAAGGTCCAGGGACGAGACCACCCTGCCCCCTCCGccatcatcaacatcacag aaGAGGAGAGTGAGGCAGTTTTGTCgaagaaggaggaagaggagaggcgGATCGCAGAGATGGGCAGACCGATGTTGGGCGAGCACGTCAAACTGGAGGTCGTCATAGAGGAGTCGTATGAGTTCAAG AGCACCGTGGATAAACTCCTGAAGAAGACCAACCTGGCCCTGGTGATCGGGACAAACAGCTGGAGGGAGCAGTTCATGGAAGCCATCACGGTCAGCTCCG gtgacgatgatgatgatgaatgtgGCGAAGAGAAGCTGCCATCCTGTTTTGATTACGTCATGCACTTCCTGACCGTCTTCTGGAAGCTTCTGTTTGCCTTCGTTCCTCCCACCGACTACTGGAACGGCTGGGCCTGCTTCTTCGTCTCCATCTCCGTCATCGGCATGCTGACGGCGGTCATCGGTGACCTGGCGTCACATTTCGGCTGCACCGTGGGCCTCAAAGATTCCGTCACCGCTGTAGTGTTCGTAGCTTTGGGCACATCTGTACCAG ACACCTTTGCCAGTAAGGTGGCAGCCATCCAGGACCAATACGCCGATGCCTCCATCGGGAACGTGACGGGCAGTAACGCTGTTAACGTCTTCCTGGGCATCGGCGTGGCCTGGTCCATTGCCGCCATCTACCACTACTTCAAGGGCGACGAATTCAGGGTGGACCCGGGCACGCTGGCCTTCTCCGTTACACTCTTCACCATCTTTGCCTTCATCTGCATCGGCGTCCTCATCTACCGCCGCCGGCCTGAGATTGGTGGGGAACTGGGCGGACCCAGGGTCCCCAAAATCCTCACCACCTGCCTGTTCTTCAGCCTCTGGTTAATGTACATTGTTTTCTCCTCGTTGGAGGCATACTGTCACGTAAAGGGTTTCTAA
- the slc8a1a gene encoding sodium/calcium exchanger 1a isoform X2, with translation MSPAGTLSLLPSLHLLFLLSIISTELPYSAAGGSAPALTSNSTFRNHSKCGGENAGCVDGVVLPVWEPENPPFPDRIARAIIYFVGLAYMFLGVSIIADRFMSSIEVITSQERQITVTKPNGEKVTTTVRIWNETVSNLTLMALGSSAPEILLSVVEVCGHGFEAGELGPNTIVGSAAFNMFVIIGLCVSVIPDGETRKVKHLRVFFVTATWSVFAYTWLYLILAVISPGVVEIWEGLLTLFFFPICVGLAYVADRRLLFYKYMYKRYRAGKQKGMIIETEGDRELPSKVDVEMDGRILNSHGEEEPDEEEARREVARILKDLKQKHPEKEMEQLMELANYQVLNQQQKSRAFYRCQATRIMTGAGNVLKKHASDQAKKATQHDICTEVSVNDFSSKVFFDPGSYQCLENCGSVALNVVRRGGDLTNSVSVDYRTEDGTANAGSDYRFTEGTVVFKPGETEKEIRIDIIDDDIFEEDEHFLVHLSNVHVVSEGAVSGEREANHVDALAGLGLPCTATVTIFDDDHAGIFTFEDPVVTVSESIGVMEVKVIRTAGARGVVAVPYKTTEGTAKGGGEDFEDTYGVLEFDNDDISKLISVRIIDHEEYDKQARFYVELQEPCWNHTRWTAVLLQEVGGFVKTGRDVYRKVQGRDHPAPSAIINITEESEAVLSKKEEEERRIAEMGRPMLGEHVKLEVVIEESYEFKSTVDKLLKKTNLALVIGTNSWREQFMEAITVSSGDDDDDECGEEKLPSCFDYVMHFLTVFWKLLFAFVPPTDYWNGWACFFVSISVIGMLTAVIGDLASHFGCTVGLKDSVTAVVFVALGTSVPDTFASKVAAIQDQYADASIGNVTGSNAVNVFLGIGVAWSIAAIYHYFKGDEFRVDPGTLAFSVTLFTIFAFICIGVLIYRRRPEIGGELGGPRVPKILTTCLFFSLWLMYIVFSSLEAYCHVKGF, from the exons TTATCGCCGACCGCTTCATGTCGTCCATCGAGGTCATCACTTCCCAGGAGAGACAGATCACCGTCACGAAACCCAACGGGGAGAAGGTCACCACGACGGTTCGAATCTGGAACGAGACGGTGTCCAACCTGACCCTGATGGCGCTGGGTTCCTCTGCGCCAGAAATCCTGCTGTCCGTCGTGGAGGTCTGCGGCCACGGCTTCGAAGCCGGCGAGCTCGGCCCGAACACCATCGTGGGAAGCGCCGCCTTCAACATGTTTGTCATCATCGGGCTTTGTGTTTCGGTCATTCCCGACGGAGAGACCAGGAAGGTGAAGCACCTGAGGGTTTTCTTCGTCACCGCCACGTGGAGCGTGTTCGCGTACACGTGGCTGTATCTGATCCTCGCTGTGATTTCTCCCGGCGTTGTTGAGATATGGGAGGGCCTACTCACGCTCTTCTTCTTCCCCATTTGTGTCGGATTAGCTTACGTGGCCGATCGCAGACTTCTCTTCTACAAGTACATGTACAAACGGTACCGAGCGGGGAAGCAGAAGGGGATGATTATTGAAACGGAGGGAGATCGGGAGCTTCCCTCGAAAGTTGACGTCGAAATGGACGGGAGAATTCTCAACTCCCACGGAGAAGAGGAGCCGGACGAAGAGGAGGCTCGCAGAGAAGTCGCCCGGATCCTGAAggatctgaaacagaaacatcccgagaaagagatggagcagTTGATGGAGCTCGCCAACTACCAAGTTTTAAACCAGCAACAGAAAAGTCGGGCTTTTTACCGCTGTCAGGCGACAAGGATCATGACGGGAGCGGGAAATGTTTTAAAGAAGCACGCCTCCGACCAAGCCAAGAAAGCCACGCAGCACGATATCTGCACCGAGGTTTCGGTCAACGACTTTTCCTCCAAGGTGTTCTTCGACCCCGGTAGCTACCAGTGTCTGGAGAACTGCGGCAGCGTGGCGCTGAACGTGGTGCGCCGTGGCGGAGACCTGACGAACTCCGTCTCGGTGGATTACCGGACCGAAGACGGCACCGCAAACGCCGGATCGGATTACCGCTTTACCGAAGGAACGGTCGTCTTCAAGCCAGGCGAGACGGAAAAGGAAATCCGCATCGACATCATCGACGATGACATCTTTGAGGAGGACGAGCACTTCCTGGTTCACCTCAGCAACGTGCACGTTGTGTCGGAGGGCGCCGTCTCCGGCGAGCGAGAGGCCAACCACGTGGACGCCCTGGCGGGTTTAGGGCTGCCGTGCACGGCCACCGTCACCATCTTCGATGACGACCACGCGGGGATCTTTACGTTCGAGGATCCGGTGGTGACGGTGAGCGAGAGCATCGGGGTGATGGAGGTGAAGGTAATCCGGACGGCGGGAGCTCGCGGTGTCGTGGCGGTGCCGTACAAAACCACTGAGGGGACGGCGAAAGGAGGCGGCGAAGACTTTGAGGACACATACGGAGTCCTGGAGTTTGACAACGATGACATCTC GAAGCTCATATCCGTTAGAATAATTGACCATGAGGAGTACGATAAGCAGGCCCGCTTCTACGTAGAGCTGCAGGAGCCGTGTTGGAACCACACGAGATGGACAG CTGTGTTGCTTCAGGAAGTCG GTGGATTTGTGAAAACAG GCAGAGACGTCTACAGGAAGGTCCAGGGACGAGACCACCCTGCCCCCTCCGccatcatcaacatcacag AGGAGAGTGAGGCAGTTTTGTCgaagaaggaggaagaggagaggcgGATCGCAGAGATGGGCAGACCGATGTTGGGCGAGCACGTCAAACTGGAGGTCGTCATAGAGGAGTCGTATGAGTTCAAG AGCACCGTGGATAAACTCCTGAAGAAGACCAACCTGGCCCTGGTGATCGGGACAAACAGCTGGAGGGAGCAGTTCATGGAAGCCATCACGGTCAGCTCCG gtgacgatgatgatgatgaatgtgGCGAAGAGAAGCTGCCATCCTGTTTTGATTACGTCATGCACTTCCTGACCGTCTTCTGGAAGCTTCTGTTTGCCTTCGTTCCTCCCACCGACTACTGGAACGGCTGGGCCTGCTTCTTCGTCTCCATCTCCGTCATCGGCATGCTGACGGCGGTCATCGGTGACCTGGCGTCACATTTCGGCTGCACCGTGGGCCTCAAAGATTCCGTCACCGCTGTAGTGTTCGTAGCTTTGGGCACATCTGTACCAG ACACCTTTGCCAGTAAGGTGGCAGCCATCCAGGACCAATACGCCGATGCCTCCATCGGGAACGTGACGGGCAGTAACGCTGTTAACGTCTTCCTGGGCATCGGCGTGGCCTGGTCCATTGCCGCCATCTACCACTACTTCAAGGGCGACGAATTCAGGGTGGACCCGGGCACGCTGGCCTTCTCCGTTACACTCTTCACCATCTTTGCCTTCATCTGCATCGGCGTCCTCATCTACCGCCGCCGGCCTGAGATTGGTGGGGAACTGGGCGGACCCAGGGTCCCCAAAATCCTCACCACCTGCCTGTTCTTCAGCCTCTGGTTAATGTACATTGTTTTCTCCTCGTTGGAGGCATACTGTCACGTAAAGGGTTTCTAA